In Castanea sativa cultivar Marrone di Chiusa Pesio chromosome 6, ASM4071231v1, a single window of DNA contains:
- the LOC142639320 gene encoding uncharacterized protein LOC142639320, producing the protein MRTIAWNCQGAGKASTVRALKELIRESNPDIVFLSETKIKSPKINKICDRLKFVDSWCVDSNGKSGGLALFWRLGVELEVVFSDKNMIVALVFSDPPEAPWLLFVIYGPYQRSKRKKFWELLENMVSSFSGPWVVIGDFNCIKRAKEKCGGRVVAESSVNCLKDFMMNTGSIDLGFIGPSFTWSNRGGRL; encoded by the coding sequence ATGAGGACTATTGCATGGAACTGTCAGGGTGCTGGTAAAGCCTCGACAGTTAGAGCTCTTAAGGAGCTAATCCGAGAATCAAATCCGGATATTGTTTTCCTCTCTGAAACAAAGATAAAATCTCCAAAGATAAATAAGATTTGTGATAGGTTAAAGTTTGTAGACTCGTGGTGTGTTGATTCTAATGGGAAATCTGGTGGTCTGGCCCTCTTTTGGAGACTTGGTGTTGAGTTAGAAGTAGTTTTCTCTGATAAGAATATGATAGTTGCTTTAGTTTTTTCGGACCCCCCTGAAGCCCCATGGCTTCTTTTTGTCATCTATGGTCCATACCAAAGgtccaaaaggaaaaaattctgGGAGTTGCTAGAGAATATGGTATCCTCCTTCTCGGGGCCTTGGGTTGTGATTGGGGATTTTAACTGTATTAAGCGGGCAAAAGAGAAATGTGGTGGCAGAGTAGTGGCAGAAAGCTCAGTGAATTGCCTTAAGGATTTTATGATGAATACAGGTTCTATTGATCTTGGATTTAT